The nucleotide sequence CATTAACCTGtttgaaaaaacacaaaaaatagtcATACTCAGTTCTCTGTCTGCTTTGAGAAAGTGAGGAAAGGAGAATGATGTagcatttttaaatttctgtaatGACTAAAAGTAAAAATACATAATGTTTCAAGAGTTGAAGCATATGAAAAATGCTAAGCGTCATACACTGATGCCGCAGAATCGCTGAATACACTGTGTTAAAAGTGAAATACTTCCAATTCCAACATAACCATGATGAATTTGGATCAGTGGGGATACTGAGTAGGCATTAACCATCAATATCTGATATAAAATATAAAGAATGTGATGTAGTTGTGAAGTCTCAATATGTTGTGTGTGGTTTATAAGGCTCTAACGTGCCATTGAACTCCATAGTAAACACTCTTGATTTCTTACTGATAGAGCTAAACTTACAGGTCATGATCCAAATTTAACCAcgctgtttttatatatatatatatatacgtatatgtatatatacgtatatatatataatttttttttttttttactttgttcttaTGCCTTTGCTCCTTGTATCTTTATGTTACTATAGTTGTAAAACACAACTCACAGAACACCGACAGCATCAGGTCAGTAGGCCTTGATAAATTTATATTTCTGTTCCTTTACACAAATGAGAAATTCAAGACAACTCAGCATGGATATGTTAGCATTTGTACACATCTGTCACTTTAATAAActtactggaaaacaaacaaacaaaaacattctgTACCTATTTATGCTGAAAGTGATTTTCAGAGTTCAGTATATTTTCTAAACAAAAGAGATCTGCCTTACTAATTTGTCTTGCTATTTTCAAAGAAAGAGGCAGTTAATTTAATACCACTGACTCTCGTATCTTCTAAATCCTCTTTTCTTGGATACCTTCCTTTCCTCTTAGTTTTTCTTCCTAatccttattttcatttttagttcACTGAGGTTCCACAGATGTCTCTTGAAGTGAGGTGATCTAGATCTGTGACACAGGAAAGagcatcttctttcaaactctgtATCTGTTTATCAGTGTGCGATTAGACCGAGAAACACTGAGCGTTAATACACTTTCATCTCTATAAACAACTCTTCACGAAACAACAGAAAAGGAGCTAATTTTCTGTAGCCACTTATGtacttttataattaaaaaagtGTCCACAAATACGTTACAGTAGCTTTTTCCTGTGAGAGCCTAGAAATGTGATTAGTTTATTACCACATAGAGAAGCTCAGTCTCTCAGAGATCTTGCTACAAAAATTTCTTGTATGAATCCAAAAGATAATGAGGATATGGCATTAAAAGCTTTTGTAAAAGACACAAAGTTGTATCCAGGGCAAGATAAGAGAATTTTAACTCCTTAATTACTTGAAATGCATGCACTGTGAGTTGTGATTGCCTGTGGGCTTAAGGTGGTTGAAGAAAAGGTGCTAATTCTTCTATAATTCTGAGCAGCTTCTTGAGAAAGGTATTTATGTCCATATCTCAAATTATACCTGTGCATTATGTACTTGCATAAATTGCTGCAGACATTAGAGATCAAGACATGCAACAGACCACACATTTGTAACTAATTTGAAATGTTTAAGGTCATAAGGCTAGGCAGTTAGATGGCAGAGCCCCAAAAGAATTATCAGGGTTGTAGAATAGCTTAAACTATGAAAACTCCTGGTTAAAAGTGGGGTTTGGGGACAGTACACATTACAATACTGCAATATACTGCACTGGCATAAGTTGCTAGTGAGGGTACAGGTCTCCTCCTGAATAAAGAATATCATTTTGCTGGTAGAAATGCAGCTCTACTAGTGACTTTTGCCACGATAATTGGCCTCACACCTTTATATACCTTGAGGCACAAGGCTAAAACGTACTGCTTTTTCGCTTGATGTTCAGAAATGAGGCCATAGTGCTGGTAGTGAGAAGTTACTGTGCAGAAAAGGGTAACAAAGGAGATAAATCATGTAAAGAAGAACATCCTAAAGGAAAAGCCCAACTGGTTTCCCTGCTGATTGATTAATCATTAAGGTTTGCCTAATAGGTGAGGCAGAGAATAACGGTGTTTGAGGCTGAATTTGTAGCCAGAGCACACTGGTGTTTCTGTGATCtttctgtccccagctgcagACTTGGTGCTACCTGTGATTCTGAAAGGAGCTGGAGCTGATGGAATCCACAACTACATCTTGCAGCTAAAGCAGCATCTTCTCCAAAGCTGCCAAACAACAGGCCACTTCTGTTCCCTGGCCACACGACCGCTTCAGGCAGGTGAAAGCTTTGGCCTCAAGCAGAAGGATAAATATTTCATTCCTTGTGCAGTAAGTATACACAATACAGAATTTGAATGTGTTAAATAAATCTAGAGCGAAAGGCAAAGTTTGATGTACCAGGATAGAAATCTTGGATCTAAAACCAGCCTTATTTTACACCAATATGGAAGTTTTTCTCTGATTGTGAACACAAAGATGATACCAATTAATACCAGGCTATAACATAGGAATGACTACAAAATTGCACATACTGGATTTATTGAACAATAACTTCACTCAACTTTAGAATTTCACAATACTTGATCAAATTATGTGGACTGCTAGCATGCATGCTAGCTCTAAATCAGTGACACTTTATAAGTAGCCATGATAATGAAAAAAGTAAACTCTGCAAACATTCAGACCATGCAAGAATTTGTATCTTCTTAACACAGCTGAACAGGTAGTAACTTCTCTAAATATAATGTCATATATAATGTCatacttaaaatgttttactttATTAACAATAAATTAATCGTGGCATCACTGATCAACAAAACACTATAGTATGCAGATTGTCTACATACTGATCAGAAAGGCAACATCCTCACTGCCTTCAGAAAAACCGGAGAAAAGCTAATGAACTTATATACATATATCATTTCCAACCATATGAACAACACTGAGCAGAAGAAATGTACTTGCACGTTTCCCCAATTTTTCTATTAAATAAGGCAATAATAAAACACACAGTATCACAACAACCTACTTGAAACTCTAGATACTGGATTTCCACTCTGATTCTTCATTTTgtaaaactaaaaaacaaacaaaaccccacaactgttCCAGATTCCActgtcaggaaaaacaaaagaaagacctCTGGGAGAATCCAAATTGACCAAGCTGTTCTTTCAGCCTGTGGCACTATTTGGAATATCTTGAGCATCTGCTAAATGTAGCTTTTGGCTGATGCAAACTATTAAGGAAAAACATTTGCACATATAGAGAAGGTACAAACAAGATAGTGTTACACAAAACTAAGCTCAGTGCTGTGATGGGTATGCACCAGTCCAGATTAATGCAGTTCTATTAAGTCCTGTGCTAGTTCTCAACCAGTAGATTCATCTTCCTCAGTGAGACTTAAGCATTACATATCTCCAGAATTAGCTGGTGGATCAAGGGGGATGgcagattatttttattactattatatgATATTATTATCACATTCCATTTGTGTGGTTATGAGACCAAGCCTTAAGCAGCTTTCGACAGACACAGAGCATGTATATACCACGTACAGCATCTTAAGTCCCAAACCAGAGTCTCACCCTCCCCAATGCATACAAAGTATGTAACATGAGAAATAACTAGACTGTAGTTTAAACCGAATGCAACACCCCTCAACTGTATTCTTAGCTTATCAAAAGTGTGATGCAAAAGACAAGCTGAGACATtgagctttattttcttctggatgGGCTAAGAGCACCCCTTTGTTACAAAGTATTTGACTCAATCATAATCTGACCCTAGAAACACAAAATTAGATCAGTCCACTATTCACAGTGATAAACAGCTGCATATATTTCTAGAGAAAACTAAAAGGTAATAGGATTCATTTATCGAAGTGACAGAACGCTTCTCAATACTATACAAGGAATATCATTCTGTTTGTTCCAGAATGTCTCAGCAAGACACATGTAGAAAGACTTTGCCACCGACTGCCAACACATTGTCTGAAGTGGAACATGCCAGCTAAAACAAGTCATCATGAAAAAACAGCCTGTAATTAAAAGTGTTAAGATCCAGCCATTTATGTATTGGAAGCACCTAAAATCCAGCACTAATTTAAAAGAAAGGATGTCATTGAAGCAACTTGACTCCGGTAAAGACACCAATTACTGGGGAAATATACTGTAATTTGATGACAGTTAACAGTAATTATAAAGGAAAATagatatttgagaaaaaggatacaTAGATGAATTCAGTTCTTCTAGCTGCAATATAAATATAGAAAGTATGAGAAATGGCATTTCAGTTAGTCAAATGCAACGATTGTGCTGACAGGATGAAATAAATAGATTAAAACAATAAAGCAAATCACTAATAGTTTGGGCTGAAATCTACGATTTTGttacagaaagcaaagcagacCTGCACTGAATTATATACCAACAGAGCCAAGtccaaaattaaatttaaatctgCCTGTTTCAGGAAATGTGAAGAAATTTTAACACTTTTGGGTTTTATGGAAATACACTAAAGGAAGGAGAAACTGAAAGCATAGAATATACAGTTCTAAATTCCTATTACACTGGCTGTCTCTAAGCAGGCTTACAGCCTCACACAGTTTATAGCCAGACTGCTCCACTCACCAAACAAGCAGCAGCCTATAAAAAAACAAGGTACTGTGTTTTCTCAAAACCAAGATGAGGGCAAAGCTTATGTCTTTGTTCATTCCAGAACCATGTTCTTCTCAACTGTAAAGCACTGCCCACCCAGTAGTGGTGTTTTCCTGAGCCAAGTGCTGTGGGTAAACTCCCATCTGTTCTGCCTTCCCAGTACTTACATCTGACAGCAGCCTGTCTAGGTTGGAGTCACTGGCTGGTTTTCTTTTATCTTCAGGAAGTTCTTCCAGCTCCCCATAGAGCTCCAGATTGAGGCGAGCAAGTTTCTCCTGCATACTCCGCACGTGCTCCATCTGCTCTATGGAACATTCATTTCCTAAGAGGATGAGCAACAGCTTTAGATAAAGAAACCTGAGAGAGCAGATGAAGATGTGAAGACACAGCATTTTACATCAGAGAGGATTAATTCAAACATCAAATTTACAAGTTAGTTTGCTTTCTCAATCATTTGTCCTTTTTTCACTACAGAAATTTGTCATCCTGTTTGGTGTTACGTTGTGCTGAACTTACAATAACCATCAAATGTACTAAACTTATTTTTAGAACATGTATGTTTTTTCCGTGCTCTGAATTTCTCTCAGATTTAGGAAGGCCCTATATTTTTAACTTTAAATATGATCACAATAAACCTTTCATATTTTGATAAATATTGGGGGCTTCTTTCTTGTAACTGATGCTCTTCTCAGATTCTCTTGTAAGATCAGTGTGGAACTAACATGACATGCTGACCTAACACTAAGTTTGCAAAAGCATGTATGCATCTTCCTACACAGTACAAGGAAAAAATGGATGAAGActgtgatggggtttttttgacactTCCATCAGCTGTGAAGTAGTGAGAATAATAGGATGCTAAGACAGAAGAGTAAGATGGGTAAAATGCAACTTGCATTTATGGAAAAGTTTTTAACAACAGTTTAAAGTGTTAATATGCTGCAAAATCAGGTGCTAAGTACAGCTACTTATTGTTCTTATACTATCATAAATTAAGTGACTTTAAACTTAGTGCCTTGACTTATGGATGTAAGATACCGCCTTTGGTTTCCCATGCTGGAAGGAACAATGAAATGGTATTTGAATCATCTCCCACCAAAGGCAACCATACAATAGGactattatttaaaaatgcaGTAAGATCTGTTATGTTAAACCTTATTTCATGTAGTAGAGATGAATATGACAAGCTGGTAGTCTGTTTACAAATGTTAGCATGGTACAGCTACGAAAACAATTATTGTATAGAAATAATTCATGCACTTACCAAATGCTTGAAGTTTGCCAGAGTGGAAGTCATTCAGGAGACTCAGAAGTCCCCTTTCCATTTCCTGGACATCGGATACATCCGTGAGAAAAGAATGTTGGATTGGTGCTGCCTGTGCCCCTTTTGCTTCACCTCCTGGAGGTCTGGCTTTCTCTTTTATTACactaaaaacccacaaacaaaaacaaaacataaacaaacaaaagaaacaaaaatattacttCCTGCTTTTACTCTGAGCATCTGAAATGTAAGGCAAGTGCACACGTGGGCTTcgcaaatgaaatgaaaaatatataatacatatttcCATCACTGCTTTTAAGTTGAAAAATGGATCAACAGTTTGCCTTAAGAATGAACATCATCACTACCTTGACAGTTTGATACTGCAAAATGAAAGATTCCAACAATTTGCTTTCCTGTTAAAAGTGGGAAACAAAGTAGCTCCTGTATGCAATGGTTATCTTAATTATCCCAAGAGGCCCATTCCCTAACAATTGTGCATGGGCATTATCTATGCAAAATCACCCAAACTCTCCTTAAGCAAGAGAGGGAAAACCCTCAACAATCATATGCTTCTCTTGTCACAAACACCGACAGAGTGCAACCAGTGTGGAAAACAACTTGTTATAACCTGTATAGGAAGGTGACCTTGCCTCCAGATAGATTTTCCTCGAGCTCCTTCCCATCTTCAGAGAACATCCCAATCTTGTAAAACTCACCATCAAAAGCAATCTTCCAGTCCTCTAACACATACTAAATGGAACATGGAACTAGTCCATGCCTGAACAAATGTTacacatccaaaaaaaaaaaactctacagcCCCCTCTGCAATAAAACCATCAAAATTCCTGGATCATTACATTTTTCTCTCAATGTAAAAGCTATACAGAACTGAGAAACTACACGAATGAAAATGAATAACCATTATAAATCCAAATGAACATGCAATCAATATGGAAGCTAAACACTCGGTTCCCAGTAAAAAGTAGCATATTCCAACTCTGACCTAGAGACAGACAGACTGCATCCTAACCTATTAGAATTCAGCAAAGGGGTTGTTGTCATCCCAGATTTGCCCATCCACGTATGCAGGCAGCCTTTTTCTCACATTGGCACAGCCGCTTCTGCAGCCTCATGGTGAGTCTGTTCAGAATTCGATTCAGTGAAAAATTTTGAGCCTAAAAATTAAAATTTGGAATACTatgggttattaaaaaaaataaatatcacagCTTCTATAAAGAGTCTTTATTTAATTAGCGAAGATAATATGTTTTATAGCATAGTAAGCTCCACTCTTCCCTGGAATACTCCAATGCTCTGCAAAACTTAAATTCTCTCTTTCCTATGGGAAATAATCATTCTTTTTCCAGCCTAACAGCTTCTGTAGTCTCTAAACATTGTATAGACTACATAGTTCATAGTCTATATCCTAGAATGACTAATAGTCCAACAATTAGCATATCTGGTTCAGCTCAGAGCAACACACCTCAAATCAGGTTTAACTTCAGCTATTTCTGCGTCAATTTCAGACTTAAAGAAAGGTTTGTATGCCAGAAAGGTCATACATTTTTTCCGCCTGTATGTGAAGTTTAATACGACATATTACATATACTTTTCTACAATAAggttggtaaaacactggcaacaggttgcccagagaggtggtagatgccctatccctggaaacattccaggccaggctggacagggctctgagcaacctgatctagttaaagatgtccctgctcattgcaggggggtagatgagatgacatttgaaggtctcttccaacccaaactaccctatgattctatgattactgcTCCTGGAAAACTTATTTCATTAGATTCTTGTAGACGAAATGAAAATGAATTAAATACTTCTGCTGCACTATCATAACCACAGTTCATCCTCACGTTGTTACATCAGTTACCTCTCCTGCTTGAAGAGTTCAAGAAATAGTTTGTATTATCACTGCTTTGTAAGCTTCACTTAACAACTGAGCAAGAATTACCTTTTCCAAAACTTACAACAAAAAGGAAATTTTCTTCTCTAAACAATGTTGTGAGCTACAAGAAATCAATTTCTAGTACATTCCAGAATAGTGTTGAGCCTTAATAAACTATATGGTCAGCTGCAGGCACCACCAATTTATAGCACAttagtatttattattatttccctcAAAATATTAACACATTTTCCCCAAAATGCATTATGTTTCCATTAGGCCAATACTGGCTCATTCAAACAGACTATCTGTGCCAAAAAGGACAGTTCATTTATTTAATCTTCAGCCAATACTTACAGATCAATAAACTCAGCTGCCTCTCTCTAGCTAACATTTCACTTTAAAATCCCTCTTCACTCATTTATCTATTGTATCTGCCACAATCAATATTTTCTAACATGCAGGAAAACTAACACTCTCAAGCTGAAATAGATGCACCATCAACAACCCACAAACTATTCCAAAATGATGCTTTCTGAAGAGCAGAATGCCTCCCTCTGCACGTGAGTACAGCCTGGGACCTACTGCTACCCCCATTATTAAGTTCCTAAACAAAAAACACCAGGAAATTCCAGTTCTAGCTCATCCTGTTCCATTTACATCCTTCATTTCCTGCCCTAATTTGTCGGTTCCAACCTTGCAGTCATGTGGTATTTTATTTGTTCCTCGCAGCTGTACAACTAGGCCTTTGCTATCTCCAATACAATACCTATATTTGATCACCCAGCTTTTGTCATTCACCAGTCACATCAGGCTATCATCTCTTCAGCGAAATTCTTATGAGTCTACACCACTGTGTAATGTTTTATAAAGCTTACAAGAAGAGCACTGTAAAATAACCATTATTTTGCACTAAACACAATTCACTTTGCTAAATAAAGATATGTCATTGAAAATCATCATGAGTCCGAAGCTTGCTCTTTTAACTCTCTCCCAGCAAAACACCTTTTAGACTGCCTGAGCATTGTTTGGTTTCCGG is from Patagioenas fasciata isolate bPatFas1 chromosome 3, bPatFas1.hap1, whole genome shotgun sequence and encodes:
- the CCDC28A gene encoding coiled-coil domain-containing protein 28A isoform X3; amino-acid sequence: MGKSGMTTTPLLNSNSVIKEKARPPGGEAKGAQAAPIQHSFLTDVSDVQEMERGLLSLLNDFHSGKLQAFGNECSIEQMEHVRSMQEKLARLNLELYGELEELPEDKRKPASDSNLDRLLSDLEELNSSIQKLHLADAQDIPNSATG
- the CCDC28A gene encoding coiled-coil domain-containing protein 28A isoform X1; this translates as MEERKIKRRSPKSSTSHPAQVSNSKKSSVPASKSTAFSNPAPQPAVQKPKLKRVIKEKARPPGGEAKGAQAAPIQHSFLTDVSDVQEMERGLLSLLNDFHSGKLQAFGNECSIEQMEHVRSMQEKLARLNLELYGELEELPEDKRKPASDSNLDRLLSDLEELNSSIQKLHLADAQDIPNSATG
- the CCDC28A gene encoding coiled-coil domain-containing protein 28A isoform X2, which codes for MEERKIKRRSPKSSTSHPAQVSNSKKSSVPASKSTAFSNPAPQPAVQKPKLKRVIKEKARPPGGEAKGAQAAPIQHSFLTDVSDVQEMERGLLSLLNDFHSGKLQAFGNECSIEQMEHVRSMQEKLARLNLELYGELEELPEDKRKPASDSNLDRLLSDLEELNSSMLFFHDDLF